A portion of the Aphelocoma coerulescens isolate FSJ_1873_10779 chromosome 11, UR_Acoe_1.0, whole genome shotgun sequence genome contains these proteins:
- the LOC138116904 gene encoding leukotriene B4 receptor 1-like, producing MSQAEESSVNSTWNIVRSVVCIILSLSFIIGTPGNCIVIWTVCTKMKQVSLSVLLILNLAIADVLVLITLPVWIYSFADSWIFGVIFCKILVFIIYCSMYASIFLITALSLERLMAVFYPFTIQTYRRKGKISLIVFLIWFLSIAFGISVIPFQETEETNGRLLCTCRNYSSNRQKVSYLLLETLAGFVIPFLIICTCYVCVARRISRMTYHSKQRSERLIASVVVAFILCWVPHHLFNILDIISIETELSNEGMSLTLEEIVDKGVYISGALVFVSSCINPLLYAFAARRFQNHLRFAKMSKLFEQISQTVTEEDKKRSLVVVKHEDPLIGTENL from the coding sequence ATGAGTCAAGCTGAGGAAAGCAGTGTCAACTCAACATGGAACATTGTGAGGTCAGTAGTCTGCATAATACTGAGCTTGTCATTTATTATTGGCACCCCTGGAAACTGCATCGTTATCTGGACTGTTTGTACAAAAATGAAGCAAGTATCTCTTTCAGTCCTGCTGATCTTGAACCTGGCCATTGCTGATGTCCTTGTACTGATCACTTTACCAGTTTGGATTTACTCCTTTGCTGACTCATGGATTTTTGGAGTCATCTTCTGCAAAATTCTGGTTTTCATTATTTACTGCAGCATGTATGCCAGTATATTTCTGATTACAGCACTCAGCTTGGAGCGACTAATGGCTGTGTTTTACCCTTTCACAATTCAAACatacagaagaaaaggaaaaatttctttgatTGTGTTCCTCATTTGGTTCCTGTCTATTGCTTTTGGCATTTCTGTCATTCCATTTCAAGAGACAGAAGAAACGAACGGTCGACTTTTATGCACGTGTCGCAACTACTCTTCTAATAGACAGAAAGTGTCATATCTTCTGCTGGAGACCCTTGCAGGTTTTGTAATCCCTTTCTTAATCATTTGCACTTGTTATGTGTGTGTTGCAAGAAGAATAAGCAGAATGACTTACCACTCCAAGCAGAGATCAGAACGTCTCATTGCCAGCGTTGTGGTGGCATTCATTCTGTGCTGGGTCCCTCACCATCTCTTTAACATCCTGGATATTATTTCAATTGAAACAGAACTCTCTAATGAGGGGATGTCTTTGACACTGGAAGAAATTGTAGACAAAGGAGTGTACATCTCTGGAGCACTCGTATTCGTCAGTAGCTGTATTAACCCTCTGCTTTATGCTTTTGCTGCACGAAGGTTTCAGAACCACCTGAGGTTTGCCAAGATGTCGAAGCTGTTTGAACAGATCAGTCAGACTGTAACAGAGGAAGACAAGAAAAGAAGTCTGGTTGTAGTCAAACATGAAGATCCTTTGATAGGCACAGAAAATCTCTGA